The uncultured Carboxylicivirga sp. genomic interval TGGTAAGTGTTACTGTTGTTTCTGTTGATGGGTTAAAAATGTATGAAAGAAAGAATGTTTTGCTATTGGAAGATGGAGTTATTGATTTGTCAATGTTGAAAGATGGGTGCTATGTTCTATCGATAGGTACTTCTAATCATGTAGAGTCTCATAAAATAATAATTAGTAAGTAGACTGTGTGAAAGTTGGTCTTTAATTAGCTGTTTCAATGTGTTTTTATTTTAATTATCACGTCTAATTGATAGATTTTTATCATTTTTGTGCCTGTTTTAAAAATGATTAATAAGTTTTTGGAGTTATCCAATGCTTAAAATAATATATCAACTACAGAAAGTAAGGGTTTGCTGTAATTCTGAGTTGACTTTAATTGATTGAATGTTATGACAACAGAAAAGACTGAAGGAATCAGTAATTCATCGTTTGATATTGCTGTTAAAAAAAGTCAGGCTTTAGAGGCTGATTTGCAATTAAATCCTCAAAAACACCGAGTGCTCACAGGTGACCGTCCGACGGGTAATCTTCATATTGGCCATTATTTCGGATCGTTGCAAAACCGTGTGCGTTTGCAGAATTTGGGTGTTGAAACTTTTATTGTTATTGCAGACTATCAGGTTTTGACCGATCGTGATGTTTTTAAAGATATTTCAAAGTTTGTGTTGGAATTAACCATCGATTATTTGGCTTGTGGTTTAGATCCTCATAAATTCAAAACACATATTTTCCCTCATAGTCATATTCCTGAATTAAACCAGTTATTGGTTCCATTTTTATCGTTGGTTTCTAATGCTGAATTGAGTAAGAATCCAACCATTAAAGAAGAGATTCAGGCATCGGGGCAAAATGTAATTAATGCGGGTATGTATACTTATCCTGTTCATCAGGCTGCTGATATTCTTTTCTGTAAAAGTGATGTGGTTCCTGTGGGTAAAGATCAGTTGCCTCATATTGAGTTGACTCGTAACATCGCTAAGCGATTTAATAAAAAATTCAAGGCAAAAGTTTTTCGTGAACCAACAGGATTGTTGAGCGAAACGCCAATGATTCTTGGTTTAGATGGTGGTCAGAAAATGAGTAAGAGTAGAAACAATACCATCATGATTAAGGCTACTGAAGATGAAACATTGAAAGCTGTAAAATCGGCTAAAACTGACTCGGAACGTATGATTACTTACGATCCGGATAATCGCCCTGAGGTAGCTAACTTGTTACGCATTGCTGCTTTGGCCTCAGGTGGTACTCCTGAGAAATTAGCTGCTGAAATTGGAGATCAGGGAGCTGGTAAATTAAAGCAAATTGTTACGGAATCAATCAACGAACATTTCCGCGAGATTCGTCAACGCCGTTCTCAGTTAGAGAATGATATTGATTTTGTAAAAAATATCTTACGCGAAGGTATTACAGAAGCACGTGGAGTGGCTCAAGCTACATTAGAAGAGGTGAGAGCTGCGATGAATATGGAAATATAAAAAATCATATCATTAAATAATATAATGAGGGAGGCTTATGCTTCCCTTTTTTTGTGCTTAAATATTCAATTAACATTTATTTAATATGACGTATTTGTACGTCAAAAATATCCGACGTATGTTTACGTCAAAATAAGGGAGTATGGCAGAAGCAAAAAATCAGTTGTTCGATTCAGATCTTCAGGATTTGGCTCAGTTTTTTAAGGCACTGGCGCATCCGGCCCGATTGCAGATTCTTAGATTTCTGGCATCGCAGAATGCATGTTTTACAGGAAATATAACGGATGAAATTCCTTTGGGGCGCACAACGGTTAATCAGCATTTAAATGAATTAAGAAAAGCTGGCCTGATACAAGGAACTGTTCAGGGAGCTAAAACCAACTACTGTGTCAATCCTTCTGTTATTAAGCGGCTCGAAACAATGGGTAAGGAATTTTTTGCTGGTTTGAATAAAGTTAAATGCTCAGATTGTTAAGTATAGTTAGTAGTCAGAAGAATTTAGTCAGTAGTTAAGACTAATCAAAATTGTAAAGAGTAAATAAAAATAATAAAAACTTATCAGTATGAAGCATCAAGTAAATCTATCTTGATACTTCTATCTTGATACTAAAATCTTAAGTAATGAAAGTATTGATTTTATGCACAGGTAATAGTTGTAGAAGCCAGATGGCTCACGGTTTTTTGCAATCGTTCGACAAAGAGTTGCAGGTTTTTTCTGCTGGGACTGAAGCTTCGGGGAAATTAAATGCAAAAGCTGTTCAGGTGATGAGCGAAATAGGAATCGATATTAGTGGTCACACCAGCGATTCTGTTTCCAAGTATTTAGATGAAGAATGGGATTTTGTGATAACTGTTTGTGGTGGAGCTAACGAAAGCTGCCCTGCCTTTATCGGTAATGTTAAAAACAGAGTTCATATCGGGTTTGATGATCCTTCGCATGCAGTGGGAACTGATGAATTTATTATGAGTGAATTTCACCGTGTGCGAGATGAAATTAAAGAGCAGTTTTATCAGTTCTACCTGGAAAATATAAAAGGTAAGTAATTCATTGTGTGATTAAGTTGATCTGAAATAAAGGGGATGGAACAGAAAAAGCAGATTGGATTTTTTGAGAAGTATCTCACTCTGTGGGTAGCATTGTGTATTGCTGTAGGAATTGCCATAGGGCATTTTTTAGGAGATACTGTAAATGTATTAAGTGGCTTGGAGATTTCGGGGGTAAATGTATTGGTGGCAGTTCTGGTGTGGCTAATGATATACCCTATGATGCTTCAGGTGGATTTTACCAGTATTAAAAATGTGGGCAAAAGGCCCAAGGGACTCCTTCTTACATTGGTGGTTAACTGGTTGATTAAACCTTTTACCATGGCCTTTTTTGCCTGGATCTTCTTCGATAAATTATATGCTGCGTTTATCGATCCATCGCAGGCAGGCGAATACATTGCAGGAGCCATTCTTTTGGGAGCTGCGCCTTGTACAGCCATGGTGTTTGTGTGGTCGTACCTTACCGATGGTGATCCGAATTATACCTTGGTGCAAGTGTCAGTCAATGATCTGATTATTTTGGTGGCTTTTGTGCCCATTGTTGGGTTGTTGTTAGGAATCACCAATATTAGTATACCATACGATACCTTGGTGATGAGTGTAGTGGTGTTTGTAGTGGTTCCATTATTGGCAGGGACGTTAACCAACCGAATGCTGATCAAACGAAAAGGAACTGAGTGGTTCACGCAAACGTTCTTACCTAAATTTAAGCCGGTAAGTATTGTTGCCCTATTGGCAACATTGGTGCTGTTGTTCGCTTTTCAGGGACATAATATTGTACAGAAGCCATTTATTATTCTATTAGTAGCTATTCCACTCGTTTTACAAACCTACTTTATCTTTTTCATTGCCTGGTTTGGTGGGCGAAAACTTAAATTGCCTCACGCTGTATGTTCGCCTGCTGCAATGATAGGAGCCAGTAACTTTTTTGAGTTGGCAGTGGCAGTTGCTATTGCGCTTTTTGGCTTACATTCGCCTGCTGCATTGGTAACAGTTGTGGGAGTATTGGTTGAGGTTCCGGTAATGCTTTCGTTGGTGGCTTTGGCTAACCGGTGGAAATACTAAAAGGGTGTCTAACCGTTGAGGTCTTTAATTATTGATTTGATAATAGTAGATATAGGTGGTTTGGGATTATTCTCAAACCACTTTTTGCCTTTTGAAATGATGATAATTGACGGATGTCGGACTGAAAGCTTTGGACTTATATGAACAATCTTCACTTTTTTGTCTTTTATCTGTGACCGAATGATTATTTTTGCAGCATGATTTATTTAGTATTAGGTATCGTCTTAGCCATGGTTTTGGCGGTGGTATTTTCACGTAAATCCAAACCAGGGGAAGAAGAGAAGAAAGTTGAGGTGCCCGACGATTGTTGTGGTGCTCATGAAGTTTGCGAAGCCGATAGTTTACTAAGTGCTGATGGTAAAGCCGAATACTTCGAAGATGAAGAATTAGACAACTACAAAACAAAAGCAGCTAATAGTTATACCGACGAACAAATTGAGGAATTCAGAGATGTTCTTTTTACTTTAAAAGAACGCGAAGTAGCTGCTTGGCTCAAAAGTTTACAGGCCCGTAATATCAACCCGCCTGAAATTATCCGCGAAGAAGCTTTAATGATTGTTGCCGAACGACGATTGGTCAATTAGTCAATTGATCGATGTGCTAATGAATCAATTACTCAATTATCGATTGTCCGATTGTCAATTAATCTGTAATCGTCTCATTGTTTAATTGGAAATGGGTAACCAGTTCATCGTTAATTTAGGAATTGGAAATTGATAATCGTTTAATCGGTAATCGACTCATCGTTTAATTGATAATCGGTAATTGATCAATTGGTAAGCGAAAATCGTTATCTTATGTAATTATCAAAAAATTATAGGAGATGAGCGAGCAAAAATCAAATTTGATTATCGATTTAAGTTTTCAATTTTCGCTAGATGTTATCGAATTTTGCGAAGAGCTTGAATTAAAGCGAAAGTTTGTAATTGCAAAGCAACTTTTGAAATCGGGTACTTCTATTGGAGCTAATGTAAGGGAAGCTCAGAGTGCGGAAAGCAGGGCTGACTTTATTCATAAAATGAAGATAGCTGCAAAAGAGGCGGAGGAAACAGAATATTGGTTGGAACTTTGTAAGTACTCCAAATCTTATCCTATCAACAACGAGCTTTTGATTAATATTAGAAGTATCATTCTGGTTATTTCAAAAATTGTAGGAACAACCCGCAAAAATTAACCAATTAACCGATGAGTCAATGAGTCGATGCGCCAATTGAACAATTAATTGATAATTGTTTAATTGATTCATTGAGAATCGGTAATCGACACATCGATTAATTGGTAATTGGATAATCAAACAAATGTCATTTTCAGCTCCTGCTAAAAACCATATCTTGAAGGCTAATTCAAAAAACAGTTAACATGTTTTCGAAAGACGTATATATAAATCGCAGGAAAAAGCTGCAAACAAAAGTTGAATCAGGTATTATCCTGATGTTAGGTAACAACGATTCTCCAATGAACTATGCTGATAATGTGTATCATTTTCGTCAGGATAGTACTTTTCTATATTTTTTCGGGATTGATTTGCAAAACCATGCCGGCATCATCGATATAGATAATAACAAAGAGTATTTATTAGGCGACGATGT includes:
- the trpS gene encoding tryptophan--tRNA ligase; this translates as MTTEKTEGISNSSFDIAVKKSQALEADLQLNPQKHRVLTGDRPTGNLHIGHYFGSLQNRVRLQNLGVETFIVIADYQVLTDRDVFKDISKFVLELTIDYLACGLDPHKFKTHIFPHSHIPELNQLLVPFLSLVSNAELSKNPTIKEEIQASGQNVINAGMYTYPVHQAADILFCKSDVVPVGKDQLPHIELTRNIAKRFNKKFKAKVFREPTGLLSETPMILGLDGGQKMSKSRNNTIMIKATEDETLKAVKSAKTDSERMITYDPDNRPEVANLLRIAALASGGTPEKLAAEIGDQGAGKLKQIVTESINEHFREIRQRRSQLENDIDFVKNILREGITEARGVAQATLEEVRAAMNMEI
- a CDS encoding metalloregulator ArsR/SmtB family transcription factor codes for the protein MAEAKNQLFDSDLQDLAQFFKALAHPARLQILRFLASQNACFTGNITDEIPLGRTTVNQHLNELRKAGLIQGTVQGAKTNYCVNPSVIKRLETMGKEFFAGLNKVKCSDC
- a CDS encoding arsenate reductase ArsC, translated to MKVLILCTGNSCRSQMAHGFLQSFDKELQVFSAGTEASGKLNAKAVQVMSEIGIDISGHTSDSVSKYLDEEWDFVITVCGGANESCPAFIGNVKNRVHIGFDDPSHAVGTDEFIMSEFHRVRDEIKEQFYQFYLENIKGK
- the arsB gene encoding ACR3 family arsenite efflux transporter — translated: MEQKKQIGFFEKYLTLWVALCIAVGIAIGHFLGDTVNVLSGLEISGVNVLVAVLVWLMIYPMMLQVDFTSIKNVGKRPKGLLLTLVVNWLIKPFTMAFFAWIFFDKLYAAFIDPSQAGEYIAGAILLGAAPCTAMVFVWSYLTDGDPNYTLVQVSVNDLIILVAFVPIVGLLLGITNISIPYDTLVMSVVVFVVVPLLAGTLTNRMLIKRKGTEWFTQTFLPKFKPVSIVALLATLVLLFAFQGHNIVQKPFIILLVAIPLVLQTYFIFFIAWFGGRKLKLPHAVCSPAAMIGASNFFELAVAVAIALFGLHSPAALVTVVGVLVEVPVMLSLVALANRWKY
- a CDS encoding four helix bundle protein translates to MSEQKSNLIIDLSFQFSLDVIEFCEELELKRKFVIAKQLLKSGTSIGANVREAQSAESRADFIHKMKIAAKEAEETEYWLELCKYSKSYPINNELLINIRSIILVISKIVGTTRKN